A stretch of the Malus sylvestris chromosome 10, drMalSylv7.2, whole genome shotgun sequence genome encodes the following:
- the LOC126586579 gene encoding uncharacterized protein At4g06744-like isoform X37, which yields MGAFSFISSLLISTLLVHLCLYHCKVEALEIIIGGGGGASPPVPFPKYQDCPPPPPPPCPPPPPSPQPPPPSPPSPQPSPPPPPSPQTSPPPPPSPQPSPPPPPSPQHSPPPPAPPPPPSPQPVLPPPPPPSPQPSPLPPSPGPFDSDRIKIAYYVIKKFVAKIKSDPRGFAKTWQGANVCKYKGFVCAVHPVYKKRAVSGLDINGAMFEGFNNKLPLRGFLDELPDLVFYHANSNNFTGSVPVNPAMLRYFYELDLSNNKLTGRFPYEVLRAKNLTFLDLRFNFFTGPVPAQVFDLGVDVLFLNNNNFTKQIPDNLGSSPAHYFTFANNKFTGPIPRSIGQASKTLYEVLFLGNKLSGCLPYEIGYLKQATVFDVSSNYLRGPIPASFACLAKIVYLNLAKNKFYGPVPEMVCKLSTLGNLSLADNYFTVVGPECQKLVNRKILDVSKNCILGQPNQRTKMECATFFSKPRKCPNEKEMTYIPCKRPYSGSNEKKTDHLPRAPLSYGTLIPHRL from the exons ATGGGTGCCttctctttcatttcttcacTTTTGATCTCAACATTGTTGGTGCATTTATGTTTGTACCATTGTAAGGTTGAAGCCTTGGAGATAATCATAGGTGGAGGAGGAGGTGCCAGCCCTCCTGTTCCTTTCCCCAAATACCAAGACTGTcctcctccccctccccctccaTGCCCACCGCCGCCTCCATCACCACAGCCTCCACCACCGTCGCCTCCATCACCACAGC CTTCACCACCGCCGCCTCCATCACCACAGACTTCACCACCACCGCCTCCATCACCACAGCCTTCACCACCGCCGCCTCCATCACCACAGCATTCACCACCGCCACCTGCTCCCCCTCCCCCTCCAAGCCCACAGCCAGTGCTGCCACCACCGCCGCCTCCATCACCACAGCCTTCACCGCTGCCACCTTCCCCCGGCCCCTTTGACAGCGACCGAATTAAAATTGCCTACTATGTGATTAAGAAGTTCGTAGCCAAAATCAAGTCCGACCCAAGGGGCTTCGCAAAGACATGGCAAGGTGCGAACGTTTGCAAATACAAGGGCTTTGTCTGCGCCGTTCATCCTGTCTACAAGAAGAGAGCAGTCTCCGGTTTAGACATCAACGGGGCTATGTTCGAAGGTTTCAACAATAAACTTCCACTCCGTGGCTTCCTTGACGAGTTACCAGACTTGGTGTTTTATCATGCAAACTCCAACAACTTCACAGGCTCAGTCCCGGTAAACCCTGCCATGCTTCGATACTTCTACGAGCTCGATCTCAGCAACAACAAGCTAACTGGAAGGTTTCCGTACGAAGTTTTAAGAGCAAAAAATTTGACATTTTTGGACCTCCGGTTCAACTTCTTTACCGGTCCTGTCCCAGCCCAAGTCTTCGACCTAGGAGTTGATGTGCTCttcctcaacaacaacaatttcaCTAAGCAGATCCCTGACAATCTTGGCTCCTCACCTGCCCATTACTTCACTTTTGCCAACAACAAATTCACCGGTCCGATCCCAAGAAGCATTGGCCAAGCATCCAAAACTCTTTATGAAGTTCTCTTCCTTGGGAACAAACTTTCAG GATGTCTGCCATACGAAATTGGGTACCTTAAACAGGCCACCGTGTTCGATGTAAGTTCCAACTACTTAAGAGGCCCAATACCAGCCTCGTTTGCTTGCTTGGCCAAGATAGTGTATCTAAACTTAGCCAAGAACAAGTTCTACGGACCCGTGCCTGAGATGGTGTGCAAGTTGTCTACCCTGGGGAACTTGTCTTTGGCAGACAACTATTTCACTGTGGTCGGTCCAGAGTGCCAGAAATTGGTTAATAGAAAGATACTTGATGTTAGTAAGAACTGCATTTTGGGCCAACCAAATCAGAGAACAAAGATGGAATGTGCTACTTTCTTCTCCAAGCCTAGAAAGTGTCCCAACGAGAAGGAGATGACTTACATTCCTTGTAAAAGGCCGTATTCAGGTTCAAATGAGAAGAAGACCGATCATCTGCCACGAGCTCCACTATCATATGGTACTCTTATACCACATAGGCTTTGA
- the LOC126586579 gene encoding uncharacterized protein At4g06744-like isoform X43 produces MGAFSFISSLLISTLLVHLCLYHCKVEALEIIIGGGGGASPPVPFPKYQDCPPPPPPPCPPPPSPPPPPSPQTSPPPPPSPQPSPPPPPSPQHSPPPPAPPPPPSPQPVLPPPPPPSPQPSPLPPSPGPFDSDRIKIAYYVIKKFVAKIKSDPRGFAKTWQGANVCKYKGFVCAVHPVYKKRAVSGLDINGAMFEGFNNKLPLRGFLDELPDLVFYHANSNNFTGSVPVNPAMLRYFYELDLSNNKLTGRFPYEVLRAKNLTFLDLRFNFFTGPVPAQVFDLGVDVLFLNNNNFTKQIPDNLGSSPAHYFTFANNKFTGPIPRSIGQASKTLYEVLFLGNKLSGCLPYEIGYLKQATVFDVSSNYLRGPIPASFACLAKIVYLNLAKNKFYGPVPEMVCKLSTLGNLSLADNYFTVVGPECQKLVNRKILDVSKNCILGQPNQRTKMECATFFSKPRKCPNEKEMTYIPCKRPYSGSNEKKTDHLPRAPLSYGTLIPHRL; encoded by the exons ATGGGTGCCttctctttcatttcttcacTTTTGATCTCAACATTGTTGGTGCATTTATGTTTGTACCATTGTAAGGTTGAAGCCTTGGAGATAATCATAGGTGGAGGAGGAGGTGCCAGCCCTCCTGTTCCTTTCCCCAAATACCAAGACTGTcctcctccccctccccctccaTGCCCACCGCCGC CTTCACCACCGCCGCCTCCATCACCACAGACTTCACCACCACCGCCTCCATCACCACAGCCTTCACCACCGCCGCCTCCATCACCACAGCATTCACCACCGCCACCTGCTCCCCCTCCCCCTCCAAGCCCACAGCCAGTGCTGCCACCACCGCCGCCTCCATCACCACAGCCTTCACCGCTGCCACCTTCCCCCGGCCCCTTTGACAGCGACCGAATTAAAATTGCCTACTATGTGATTAAGAAGTTCGTAGCCAAAATCAAGTCCGACCCAAGGGGCTTCGCAAAGACATGGCAAGGTGCGAACGTTTGCAAATACAAGGGCTTTGTCTGCGCCGTTCATCCTGTCTACAAGAAGAGAGCAGTCTCCGGTTTAGACATCAACGGGGCTATGTTCGAAGGTTTCAACAATAAACTTCCACTCCGTGGCTTCCTTGACGAGTTACCAGACTTGGTGTTTTATCATGCAAACTCCAACAACTTCACAGGCTCAGTCCCGGTAAACCCTGCCATGCTTCGATACTTCTACGAGCTCGATCTCAGCAACAACAAGCTAACTGGAAGGTTTCCGTACGAAGTTTTAAGAGCAAAAAATTTGACATTTTTGGACCTCCGGTTCAACTTCTTTACCGGTCCTGTCCCAGCCCAAGTCTTCGACCTAGGAGTTGATGTGCTCttcctcaacaacaacaatttcaCTAAGCAGATCCCTGACAATCTTGGCTCCTCACCTGCCCATTACTTCACTTTTGCCAACAACAAATTCACCGGTCCGATCCCAAGAAGCATTGGCCAAGCATCCAAAACTCTTTATGAAGTTCTCTTCCTTGGGAACAAACTTTCAG GATGTCTGCCATACGAAATTGGGTACCTTAAACAGGCCACCGTGTTCGATGTAAGTTCCAACTACTTAAGAGGCCCAATACCAGCCTCGTTTGCTTGCTTGGCCAAGATAGTGTATCTAAACTTAGCCAAGAACAAGTTCTACGGACCCGTGCCTGAGATGGTGTGCAAGTTGTCTACCCTGGGGAACTTGTCTTTGGCAGACAACTATTTCACTGTGGTCGGTCCAGAGTGCCAGAAATTGGTTAATAGAAAGATACTTGATGTTAGTAAGAACTGCATTTTGGGCCAACCAAATCAGAGAACAAAGATGGAATGTGCTACTTTCTTCTCCAAGCCTAGAAAGTGTCCCAACGAGAAGGAGATGACTTACATTCCTTGTAAAAGGCCGTATTCAGGTTCAAATGAGAAGAAGACCGATCATCTGCCACGAGCTCCACTATCATATGGTACTCTTATACCACATAGGCTTTGA
- the LOC126586579 gene encoding uncharacterized protein At4g06744-like isoform X6: MGAFSFISSLLISTLLVHLCLYHCKVEALEIIIGGGGGASPPVPFPKYQDCPPPPPPPCPPPPPSPQPPPPSPPSPQPPPPPPPSPQPAPPPPPSPQPPPSPQPSPPPPPSPQPSPPPPPSPKPSPPPPPSPQTSPPPPPSPQPSPPPPPSPQHSPPPPAPPPPPSPQPVLPPPPPPSPQPSPLPPSPGPFDSDRIKIAYYVIKKFVAKIKSDPRGFAKTWQGANVCKYKGFVCAVHPVYKKRAVSGLDINGAMFEGFNNKLPLRGFLDELPDLVFYHANSNNFTGSVPVNPAMLRYFYELDLSNNKLTGRFPYEVLRAKNLTFLDLRFNFFTGPVPAQVFDLGVDVLFLNNNNFTKQIPDNLGSSPAHYFTFANNKFTGPIPRSIGQASKTLYEVLFLGNKLSGCLPYEIGYLKQATVFDVSSNYLRGPIPASFACLAKIVYLNLAKNKFYGPVPEMVCKLSTLGNLSLADNYFTVVGPECQKLVNRKILDVSKNCILGQPNQRTKMECATFFSKPRKCPNEKEMTYIPCKRPYSGSNEKKTDHLPRAPLSYGTLIPHRL; this comes from the exons ATGGGTGCCttctctttcatttcttcacTTTTGATCTCAACATTGTTGGTGCATTTATGTTTGTACCATTGTAAGGTTGAAGCCTTGGAGATAATCATAGGTGGAGGAGGAGGTGCCAGCCCTCCTGTTCCTTTCCCCAAATACCAAGACTGTcctcctccccctccccctccaTGCCCACCGCCGCCTCCATCACCACAGCCTCCACCACCGTCGCCTCCATCACCACAGCCTCCACCACCGCCGCCTCCATCACCACAGCCTGCACCACCGCCACCTCCATCACCACAGC CGCCTCCATCACCACAGCCTTCACCACCGCCACCTCCATCACCACAGCCTTCACCACCACCGCCTCCATCACCAAAACCTTCACCACCGCCGCCTCCATCACCACAGACTTCACCACCACCGCCTCCATCACCACAGCCTTCACCACCGCCGCCTCCATCACCACAGCATTCACCACCGCCACCTGCTCCCCCTCCCCCTCCAAGCCCACAGCCAGTGCTGCCACCACCGCCGCCTCCATCACCACAGCCTTCACCGCTGCCACCTTCCCCCGGCCCCTTTGACAGCGACCGAATTAAAATTGCCTACTATGTGATTAAGAAGTTCGTAGCCAAAATCAAGTCCGACCCAAGGGGCTTCGCAAAGACATGGCAAGGTGCGAACGTTTGCAAATACAAGGGCTTTGTCTGCGCCGTTCATCCTGTCTACAAGAAGAGAGCAGTCTCCGGTTTAGACATCAACGGGGCTATGTTCGAAGGTTTCAACAATAAACTTCCACTCCGTGGCTTCCTTGACGAGTTACCAGACTTGGTGTTTTATCATGCAAACTCCAACAACTTCACAGGCTCAGTCCCGGTAAACCCTGCCATGCTTCGATACTTCTACGAGCTCGATCTCAGCAACAACAAGCTAACTGGAAGGTTTCCGTACGAAGTTTTAAGAGCAAAAAATTTGACATTTTTGGACCTCCGGTTCAACTTCTTTACCGGTCCTGTCCCAGCCCAAGTCTTCGACCTAGGAGTTGATGTGCTCttcctcaacaacaacaatttcaCTAAGCAGATCCCTGACAATCTTGGCTCCTCACCTGCCCATTACTTCACTTTTGCCAACAACAAATTCACCGGTCCGATCCCAAGAAGCATTGGCCAAGCATCCAAAACTCTTTATGAAGTTCTCTTCCTTGGGAACAAACTTTCAG GATGTCTGCCATACGAAATTGGGTACCTTAAACAGGCCACCGTGTTCGATGTAAGTTCCAACTACTTAAGAGGCCCAATACCAGCCTCGTTTGCTTGCTTGGCCAAGATAGTGTATCTAAACTTAGCCAAGAACAAGTTCTACGGACCCGTGCCTGAGATGGTGTGCAAGTTGTCTACCCTGGGGAACTTGTCTTTGGCAGACAACTATTTCACTGTGGTCGGTCCAGAGTGCCAGAAATTGGTTAATAGAAAGATACTTGATGTTAGTAAGAACTGCATTTTGGGCCAACCAAATCAGAGAACAAAGATGGAATGTGCTACTTTCTTCTCCAAGCCTAGAAAGTGTCCCAACGAGAAGGAGATGACTTACATTCCTTGTAAAAGGCCGTATTCAGGTTCAAATGAGAAGAAGACCGATCATCTGCCACGAGCTCCACTATCATATGGTACTCTTATACCACATAGGCTTTGA
- the LOC126586579 gene encoding uncharacterized protein At4g06744-like isoform X39 gives MGAFSFISSLLISTLLVHLCLYHCKVEALEIIIGGGGGASPPVPFPKYQDCPPPPPPPCPPPPPSPQPPPPSPSPPPPPSPQTSPPPPPSPQPSPPPPPSPQHSPPPPAPPPPPSPQPVLPPPPPPSPQPSPLPPSPGPFDSDRIKIAYYVIKKFVAKIKSDPRGFAKTWQGANVCKYKGFVCAVHPVYKKRAVSGLDINGAMFEGFNNKLPLRGFLDELPDLVFYHANSNNFTGSVPVNPAMLRYFYELDLSNNKLTGRFPYEVLRAKNLTFLDLRFNFFTGPVPAQVFDLGVDVLFLNNNNFTKQIPDNLGSSPAHYFTFANNKFTGPIPRSIGQASKTLYEVLFLGNKLSGCLPYEIGYLKQATVFDVSSNYLRGPIPASFACLAKIVYLNLAKNKFYGPVPEMVCKLSTLGNLSLADNYFTVVGPECQKLVNRKILDVSKNCILGQPNQRTKMECATFFSKPRKCPNEKEMTYIPCKRPYSGSNEKKTDHLPRAPLSYGTLIPHRL, from the exons ATGGGTGCCttctctttcatttcttcacTTTTGATCTCAACATTGTTGGTGCATTTATGTTTGTACCATTGTAAGGTTGAAGCCTTGGAGATAATCATAGGTGGAGGAGGAGGTGCCAGCCCTCCTGTTCCTTTCCCCAAATACCAAGACTGTcctcctccccctccccctccaTGCCCACCGCCGCCTCCATCACCACAGCCTCCACCACCGTCGC CTTCACCACCGCCGCCTCCATCACCACAGACTTCACCACCACCGCCTCCATCACCACAGCCTTCACCACCGCCGCCTCCATCACCACAGCATTCACCACCGCCACCTGCTCCCCCTCCCCCTCCAAGCCCACAGCCAGTGCTGCCACCACCGCCGCCTCCATCACCACAGCCTTCACCGCTGCCACCTTCCCCCGGCCCCTTTGACAGCGACCGAATTAAAATTGCCTACTATGTGATTAAGAAGTTCGTAGCCAAAATCAAGTCCGACCCAAGGGGCTTCGCAAAGACATGGCAAGGTGCGAACGTTTGCAAATACAAGGGCTTTGTCTGCGCCGTTCATCCTGTCTACAAGAAGAGAGCAGTCTCCGGTTTAGACATCAACGGGGCTATGTTCGAAGGTTTCAACAATAAACTTCCACTCCGTGGCTTCCTTGACGAGTTACCAGACTTGGTGTTTTATCATGCAAACTCCAACAACTTCACAGGCTCAGTCCCGGTAAACCCTGCCATGCTTCGATACTTCTACGAGCTCGATCTCAGCAACAACAAGCTAACTGGAAGGTTTCCGTACGAAGTTTTAAGAGCAAAAAATTTGACATTTTTGGACCTCCGGTTCAACTTCTTTACCGGTCCTGTCCCAGCCCAAGTCTTCGACCTAGGAGTTGATGTGCTCttcctcaacaacaacaatttcaCTAAGCAGATCCCTGACAATCTTGGCTCCTCACCTGCCCATTACTTCACTTTTGCCAACAACAAATTCACCGGTCCGATCCCAAGAAGCATTGGCCAAGCATCCAAAACTCTTTATGAAGTTCTCTTCCTTGGGAACAAACTTTCAG GATGTCTGCCATACGAAATTGGGTACCTTAAACAGGCCACCGTGTTCGATGTAAGTTCCAACTACTTAAGAGGCCCAATACCAGCCTCGTTTGCTTGCTTGGCCAAGATAGTGTATCTAAACTTAGCCAAGAACAAGTTCTACGGACCCGTGCCTGAGATGGTGTGCAAGTTGTCTACCCTGGGGAACTTGTCTTTGGCAGACAACTATTTCACTGTGGTCGGTCCAGAGTGCCAGAAATTGGTTAATAGAAAGATACTTGATGTTAGTAAGAACTGCATTTTGGGCCAACCAAATCAGAGAACAAAGATGGAATGTGCTACTTTCTTCTCCAAGCCTAGAAAGTGTCCCAACGAGAAGGAGATGACTTACATTCCTTGTAAAAGGCCGTATTCAGGTTCAAATGAGAAGAAGACCGATCATCTGCCACGAGCTCCACTATCATATGGTACTCTTATACCACATAGGCTTTGA
- the LOC126586579 gene encoding uncharacterized protein At4g06744-like isoform X8, which produces MGAFSFISSLLISTLLVHLCLYHCKVEALEIIIGGGGGASPPVPFPKYQDCPPPPPPPCPPPPPSPQPPPPSPPSPQPPPPPPPSPQPAPPPPPPSPQPSPPPPPSPQPSPPPPPSPKPSPPPPPSPQTSPPPPPSPQPSPPPPPSPQHSPPPPAPPPPPSPQPVLPPPPPPSPQPSPLPPSPGPFDSDRIKIAYYVIKKFVAKIKSDPRGFAKTWQGANVCKYKGFVCAVHPVYKKRAVSGLDINGAMFEGFNNKLPLRGFLDELPDLVFYHANSNNFTGSVPVNPAMLRYFYELDLSNNKLTGRFPYEVLRAKNLTFLDLRFNFFTGPVPAQVFDLGVDVLFLNNNNFTKQIPDNLGSSPAHYFTFANNKFTGPIPRSIGQASKTLYEVLFLGNKLSGCLPYEIGYLKQATVFDVSSNYLRGPIPASFACLAKIVYLNLAKNKFYGPVPEMVCKLSTLGNLSLADNYFTVVGPECQKLVNRKILDVSKNCILGQPNQRTKMECATFFSKPRKCPNEKEMTYIPCKRPYSGSNEKKTDHLPRAPLSYGTLIPHRL; this is translated from the exons ATGGGTGCCttctctttcatttcttcacTTTTGATCTCAACATTGTTGGTGCATTTATGTTTGTACCATTGTAAGGTTGAAGCCTTGGAGATAATCATAGGTGGAGGAGGAGGTGCCAGCCCTCCTGTTCCTTTCCCCAAATACCAAGACTGTcctcctccccctccccctccaTGCCCACCGCCGCCTCCATCACCACAGCCTCCACCACCGTCGCCTCCATCACCACAGCCTCCACCACCGCCGCCTCCATCACCACAGCCTGCACCACCGCCAC CGCCTCCATCACCACAGCCTTCACCACCGCCACCTCCATCACCACAGCCTTCACCACCACCGCCTCCATCACCAAAACCTTCACCACCGCCGCCTCCATCACCACAGACTTCACCACCACCGCCTCCATCACCACAGCCTTCACCACCGCCGCCTCCATCACCACAGCATTCACCACCGCCACCTGCTCCCCCTCCCCCTCCAAGCCCACAGCCAGTGCTGCCACCACCGCCGCCTCCATCACCACAGCCTTCACCGCTGCCACCTTCCCCCGGCCCCTTTGACAGCGACCGAATTAAAATTGCCTACTATGTGATTAAGAAGTTCGTAGCCAAAATCAAGTCCGACCCAAGGGGCTTCGCAAAGACATGGCAAGGTGCGAACGTTTGCAAATACAAGGGCTTTGTCTGCGCCGTTCATCCTGTCTACAAGAAGAGAGCAGTCTCCGGTTTAGACATCAACGGGGCTATGTTCGAAGGTTTCAACAATAAACTTCCACTCCGTGGCTTCCTTGACGAGTTACCAGACTTGGTGTTTTATCATGCAAACTCCAACAACTTCACAGGCTCAGTCCCGGTAAACCCTGCCATGCTTCGATACTTCTACGAGCTCGATCTCAGCAACAACAAGCTAACTGGAAGGTTTCCGTACGAAGTTTTAAGAGCAAAAAATTTGACATTTTTGGACCTCCGGTTCAACTTCTTTACCGGTCCTGTCCCAGCCCAAGTCTTCGACCTAGGAGTTGATGTGCTCttcctcaacaacaacaatttcaCTAAGCAGATCCCTGACAATCTTGGCTCCTCACCTGCCCATTACTTCACTTTTGCCAACAACAAATTCACCGGTCCGATCCCAAGAAGCATTGGCCAAGCATCCAAAACTCTTTATGAAGTTCTCTTCCTTGGGAACAAACTTTCAG GATGTCTGCCATACGAAATTGGGTACCTTAAACAGGCCACCGTGTTCGATGTAAGTTCCAACTACTTAAGAGGCCCAATACCAGCCTCGTTTGCTTGCTTGGCCAAGATAGTGTATCTAAACTTAGCCAAGAACAAGTTCTACGGACCCGTGCCTGAGATGGTGTGCAAGTTGTCTACCCTGGGGAACTTGTCTTTGGCAGACAACTATTTCACTGTGGTCGGTCCAGAGTGCCAGAAATTGGTTAATAGAAAGATACTTGATGTTAGTAAGAACTGCATTTTGGGCCAACCAAATCAGAGAACAAAGATGGAATGTGCTACTTTCTTCTCCAAGCCTAGAAAGTGTCCCAACGAGAAGGAGATGACTTACATTCCTTGTAAAAGGCCGTATTCAGGTTCAAATGAGAAGAAGACCGATCATCTGCCACGAGCTCCACTATCATATGGTACTCTTATACCACATAGGCTTTGA
- the LOC126586579 gene encoding uncharacterized protein At4g06744-like isoform X3, with product MGAFSFISSLLISTLLVHLCLYHCKVEALEIIIGGGGGASPPVPFPKYQDCPPPPPPPCPPPPPSPQPPPPSPPSPQPPPPPPPSPQPAPPPPPSPQPAPPPRPPPSPPSPQTSPPPPPSPPPPPSPQTPSPPPPSPQPSPPPPPSPQTSPPPPPSPQPSPPPPPSPQHSPPPPAPPPPPSPQPVLPPPPPPSPQPSPLPPSPGPFDSDRIKIAYYVIKKFVAKIKSDPRGFAKTWQGANVCKYKGFVCAVHPVYKKRAVSGLDINGAMFEGFNNKLPLRGFLDELPDLVFYHANSNNFTGSVPVNPAMLRYFYELDLSNNKLTGRFPYEVLRAKNLTFLDLRFNFFTGPVPAQVFDLGVDVLFLNNNNFTKQIPDNLGSSPAHYFTFANNKFTGPIPRSIGQASKTLYEVLFLGNKLSGCLPYEIGYLKQATVFDVSSNYLRGPIPASFACLAKIVYLNLAKNKFYGPVPEMVCKLSTLGNLSLADNYFTVVGPECQKLVNRKILDVSKNCILGQPNQRTKMECATFFSKPRKCPNEKEMTYIPCKRPYSGSNEKKTDHLPRAPLSYGTLIPHRL from the exons ATGGGTGCCttctctttcatttcttcacTTTTGATCTCAACATTGTTGGTGCATTTATGTTTGTACCATTGTAAGGTTGAAGCCTTGGAGATAATCATAGGTGGAGGAGGAGGTGCCAGCCCTCCTGTTCCTTTCCCCAAATACCAAGACTGTcctcctccccctccccctccaTGCCCACCGCCGCCTCCATCACCACAGCCTCCACCACCGTCGCCTCCATCACCACAGCCTCCACCACCGCCGCCTCCATCACCACAGCCTGCACCACCGCCACCTCCATCACCACAGCCTGCACCACCGCCGCGTCCACCACCGTCGCCTCCATCACCACAGACTTCACCACCGCCGCCTCCATCACCACCGCCGCCTCCATCACCACAGACTCCATCACCGCCGCCTCCATCACCACAGC CTTCACCACCGCCGCCTCCATCACCACAGACTTCACCACCACCGCCTCCATCACCACAGCCTTCACCACCGCCGCCTCCATCACCACAGCATTCACCACCGCCACCTGCTCCCCCTCCCCCTCCAAGCCCACAGCCAGTGCTGCCACCACCGCCGCCTCCATCACCACAGCCTTCACCGCTGCCACCTTCCCCCGGCCCCTTTGACAGCGACCGAATTAAAATTGCCTACTATGTGATTAAGAAGTTCGTAGCCAAAATCAAGTCCGACCCAAGGGGCTTCGCAAAGACATGGCAAGGTGCGAACGTTTGCAAATACAAGGGCTTTGTCTGCGCCGTTCATCCTGTCTACAAGAAGAGAGCAGTCTCCGGTTTAGACATCAACGGGGCTATGTTCGAAGGTTTCAACAATAAACTTCCACTCCGTGGCTTCCTTGACGAGTTACCAGACTTGGTGTTTTATCATGCAAACTCCAACAACTTCACAGGCTCAGTCCCGGTAAACCCTGCCATGCTTCGATACTTCTACGAGCTCGATCTCAGCAACAACAAGCTAACTGGAAGGTTTCCGTACGAAGTTTTAAGAGCAAAAAATTTGACATTTTTGGACCTCCGGTTCAACTTCTTTACCGGTCCTGTCCCAGCCCAAGTCTTCGACCTAGGAGTTGATGTGCTCttcctcaacaacaacaatttcaCTAAGCAGATCCCTGACAATCTTGGCTCCTCACCTGCCCATTACTTCACTTTTGCCAACAACAAATTCACCGGTCCGATCCCAAGAAGCATTGGCCAAGCATCCAAAACTCTTTATGAAGTTCTCTTCCTTGGGAACAAACTTTCAG GATGTCTGCCATACGAAATTGGGTACCTTAAACAGGCCACCGTGTTCGATGTAAGTTCCAACTACTTAAGAGGCCCAATACCAGCCTCGTTTGCTTGCTTGGCCAAGATAGTGTATCTAAACTTAGCCAAGAACAAGTTCTACGGACCCGTGCCTGAGATGGTGTGCAAGTTGTCTACCCTGGGGAACTTGTCTTTGGCAGACAACTATTTCACTGTGGTCGGTCCAGAGTGCCAGAAATTGGTTAATAGAAAGATACTTGATGTTAGTAAGAACTGCATTTTGGGCCAACCAAATCAGAGAACAAAGATGGAATGTGCTACTTTCTTCTCCAAGCCTAGAAAGTGTCCCAACGAGAAGGAGATGACTTACATTCCTTGTAAAAGGCCGTATTCAGGTTCAAATGAGAAGAAGACCGATCATCTGCCACGAGCTCCACTATCATATGGTACTCTTATACCACATAGGCTTTGA